In Flavivirga abyssicola, the following are encoded in one genomic region:
- a CDS encoding M16 family metallopeptidase, whose product MFFFSKTKLSVSIAIVALLSTITQAQIKTTIPLPSQIKQGKLDNGLTYYILKNQKPKGKASFYFAQNVGAILEEDHEDGLAHFLEHMAFKGSKNFQESNGIDNFLQSKGFVLGDQYNAYTNWDQTLYFVEQVPAKDNAFIDQIMLMIHDWSGSLNLSEKDIDDERDIISGEWRELQSSSYTLQKKTWSALYNNSRYAERDVMGDVSFIKSFDSSLLRNFYKKWYRPDLQAIIIVGDIDVSAMEKKVKTFFSKIPKATNPKERFYVEIPENTKTQYLLATEKADDIIDVNMTFIFREKEPKIINENQLRSNFIKSLFSNMVSKRYKQVINKQNSPAQSIRVGYSKLTALDGANQISISPRSGQELNAVTAAFTELERVKRYGFLESELELAKKNLKVTFENRVDREKDKSNSFWANQLVSYFIEAKPVVSAKWHLEFLNNIFPTITTKEVNDYVNRFQNLNACTIIISGPEKDDIIYPSQKDILEAIKKARANTIEKFNDKLDAVLKKPLLSDKLPVEKIKDKFSIEGIRDAKGYILNNGVRVVLMPSKEKNSNISMQAVSPGGLASLKTKDLIFLDSAIELVQNSGLGDFNASDLSQKLSTQSARVSLSYRDFHDIVQGRGLVKDLESMLQLTYLYFEKPRFDKTVFENKKQDWKNDFKRYFVNTEKSDLYDAINILSSNGHPRSFPNKEEDFDAINFEQCKAIFKDRFSDADDFSFIFIGNFDTKKILPLIQQYLGNLSIKTTSEGFIDHKIESAKGISIREIEKDMQTPKTSISYNLINDNIDYTTENALIAQVIEAMLYTRFLSTLREDEGGTYGSQSYVTLTDIPKSELNVSVDLDAAPEKKENMIRFIKQELNNLANDETYSTDLENAKTYLLDNRKENQQSDFFWENEIVNVILFKRKHISFEDYKEKINAITLENIQDFAKKHILTSNVIQVTLKPKK is encoded by the coding sequence ATGTTCTTCTTTAGTAAAACAAAATTAAGTGTAAGTATAGCTATAGTAGCTTTATTAAGCACAATTACTCAAGCACAAATTAAAACCACAATTCCATTGCCTAGCCAAATAAAACAAGGAAAGTTGGATAATGGCTTGACCTATTATATTTTAAAAAACCAAAAACCTAAAGGAAAAGCAAGTTTTTATTTTGCTCAAAATGTAGGCGCCATACTGGAAGAAGATCATGAAGATGGCTTAGCTCACTTTTTAGAACATATGGCTTTTAAAGGCTCTAAAAATTTTCAGGAAAGTAACGGTATAGATAATTTTTTGCAATCAAAAGGCTTTGTTCTTGGAGACCAGTATAACGCTTATACCAATTGGGATCAAACATTATATTTTGTTGAACAAGTCCCAGCTAAAGATAACGCCTTTATAGATCAAATCATGTTAATGATACATGATTGGTCTGGATCTCTTAATTTAAGTGAAAAAGATATTGATGACGAACGTGATATCATATCGGGAGAATGGAGAGAGCTTCAAAGTTCTAGCTATACACTTCAAAAAAAGACGTGGTCTGCGCTTTACAATAATTCGAGATATGCAGAAAGAGATGTTATGGGAGACGTTAGTTTTATAAAATCTTTTGATAGTTCTTTATTAAGAAATTTCTACAAGAAATGGTATAGACCGGATTTGCAAGCTATAATCATTGTGGGAGACATAGATGTAAGTGCTATGGAAAAAAAAGTAAAAACATTTTTCTCTAAAATTCCTAAAGCAACAAACCCGAAAGAGCGATTTTATGTTGAAATTCCTGAAAATACTAAAACACAATATCTTCTAGCTACAGAAAAAGCAGATGATATTATTGATGTAAACATGACTTTTATATTCAGAGAAAAAGAGCCTAAAATTATTAATGAAAACCAGCTACGTTCGAATTTTATAAAAAGTCTGTTTTCAAATATGGTCTCCAAACGTTATAAACAAGTGATTAATAAACAAAATTCTCCAGCTCAAAGTATTAGAGTTGGTTATAGTAAACTAACGGCGTTAGATGGAGCAAATCAAATATCCATATCACCAAGGTCTGGACAAGAATTAAATGCAGTCACCGCAGCTTTTACCGAATTAGAACGAGTAAAAAGATATGGCTTTTTAGAAAGTGAGCTTGAACTTGCAAAGAAAAACTTAAAAGTTACTTTTGAAAATAGAGTAGACAGAGAAAAAGACAAAAGCAATTCTTTTTGGGCAAATCAATTGGTAAGTTATTTTATAGAAGCTAAACCTGTGGTATCTGCTAAATGGCATTTAGAATTTTTAAATAACATATTTCCTACCATAACTACAAAAGAGGTCAATGATTATGTAAACCGTTTTCAAAACTTAAATGCGTGTACTATTATTATCTCAGGTCCCGAAAAAGATGATATAATCTATCCATCGCAAAAGGATATTTTAGAAGCGATAAAAAAAGCTAGAGCAAATACCATTGAAAAATTTAATGATAAACTTGATGCTGTTCTTAAAAAGCCTTTATTATCTGATAAATTACCTGTCGAAAAAATAAAAGATAAATTTAGCATCGAAGGGATTCGTGATGCCAAAGGTTATATTCTTAATAACGGTGTTCGAGTTGTACTAATGCCATCTAAAGAAAAAAATAGTAATATCTCTATGCAGGCCGTAAGTCCTGGCGGTTTAGCAAGTTTAAAAACCAAGGACTTAATTTTCCTTGATTCGGCTATTGAGCTTGTTCAAAATTCTGGACTAGGAGATTTTAACGCTTCGGACTTATCTCAAAAGCTTTCCACACAATCTGCTAGGGTTAGTTTAAGTTATAGAGATTTTCACGATATCGTTCAAGGTAGAGGATTAGTTAAGGATTTAGAAAGTATGCTTCAGCTAACGTATTTATATTTTGAAAAACCAAGATTTGATAAAACTGTTTTTGAAAATAAGAAACAAGATTGGAAAAATGATTTCAAACGTTACTTTGTAAATACTGAAAAGAGTGATCTCTATGATGCTATAAACATTTTATCTTCTAATGGACATCCTAGATCTTTCCCAAATAAGGAAGAAGATTTTGATGCTATTAATTTTGAACAATGCAAAGCCATTTTTAAAGACCGTTTTTCTGACGCTGACGATTTTAGTTTTATTTTTATTGGAAATTTTGACACTAAAAAGATACTACCTCTTATACAACAATATTTAGGTAATCTAAGTATCAAAACTACTTCGGAAGGCTTTATAGACCACAAAATAGAAAGTGCAAAAGGAATTTCTATAAGAGAAATAGAAAAAGACATGCAAACCCCAAAAACCAGTATAAGCTATAATCTTATAAATGATAACATAGACTATACTACCGAAAACGCTTTAATCGCTCAAGTCATAGAAGCTATGCTTTATACTAGGTTTTTATCTACACTTAGAGAAGATGAAGGTGGTACTTATGGCTCACAATCTTATGTAACATTAACAGATATACCCAAAAGCGAATTAAATGTTAGCGTAGATCTAGATGCTGCTCCGGAAAAGAAAGAAAACATGATAAGATTCATTAAACAAGAATTAAATAATCTTGCTAATGATGAAACTTACTCTACCGATTTAGAAAATGCAAAAACATACCTTTTAGACAATAGAAAAGAGAATCAACAAAGTGATTTCTTTTGGGAAAATGAAATTGTTAATGTCATTCTATTTAAAAGAAAACATATTTCATTTGAAGATTATAAAGAGAAAATTAATGCTATAACACTTGAAAACATACAAGACTTTGCTAAAAAACACATTCTTACATCTAATGTTATTCAAGTGACTTTAAAACCAAAGAAGTAA
- a CDS encoding OmpA/MotB family protein, translating into MKKISMLLLVAIVFSCVSKKKYIALENEKGQIESELTKTRVAKEDLEAKFEKIQARVDTYNSKITSLKEDVEILTKENNSKLDITDNGSVISNGAKAKMRATLANVDAGKLSQAKTLKDSMNMAIAYNLEKTIQTSSLKEEDDIAVNINETVVMISISDKMLFNSGSYQISSKANTILQKLADVINSEESLEVMVEGHTDSRSINTEKVSDNWDLSVLRATSVVRKLQNRFNVAPEKMIAAGRSSFQPLTDNKTAKSRARNRRTRIVILPNIDKFFALMASNEDI; encoded by the coding sequence ATGAAAAAAATTTCAATGTTATTATTAGTAGCTATAGTTTTTTCTTGTGTTTCAAAGAAAAAATATATTGCTTTAGAAAACGAAAAAGGTCAAATTGAAAGTGAATTAACAAAAACTAGAGTAGCTAAAGAAGATTTAGAAGCTAAATTTGAGAAAATCCAAGCTAGAGTTGATACATATAATTCTAAAATAACATCTTTAAAAGAAGATGTTGAAATACTTACTAAAGAAAATAATTCTAAACTAGATATTACAGATAATGGTAGCGTAATTTCTAATGGTGCCAAAGCAAAAATGCGAGCTACCTTAGCTAATGTTGACGCTGGAAAGCTAAGTCAGGCTAAAACGCTTAAAGATTCTATGAATATGGCAATAGCTTATAACTTAGAAAAAACAATACAAACGAGTAGTCTTAAAGAGGAGGATGATATTGCTGTCAATATTAACGAAACTGTTGTTATGATTTCTATTTCAGATAAGATGCTATTTAATAGTGGAAGTTATCAAATAAGCTCTAAAGCAAATACGATTCTGCAAAAATTAGCTGATGTTATAAACTCAGAAGAAAGCTTAGAAGTAATGGTTGAAGGCCATACAGATTCAAGAAGTATTAATACAGAAAAAGTATCAGATAATTGGGATTTAAGTGTTTTAAGAGCCACATCAGTAGTTCGAAAATTACAAAATAGATTTAATGTAGCACCAGAAAAAATGATAGCAGCAGGTAGAAGTAGTTTTCAACCGCTTACAGATAATAAAACTGCTAAAAGTAGAGCTAGAAACAGAAGAACACGTATTGTGATTCTTCCAAATATAGACAAGTTTTTTGCTTTAATGGCTTCTAATGAAGACATATAG